Proteins found in one Apostichopus japonicus isolate 1M-3 chromosome 16, ASM3797524v1, whole genome shotgun sequence genomic segment:
- the LOC139982178 gene encoding lysosomal proton-coupled steroid conjugate and bile acid symporter SLC46A3-like isoform X1, which produces MSDTINETTPLIKDDRDNIPKSRGAVLASRRWITVEPIIMAVALGYGILMVVQSQYVHHYFTNIYGGNVSYSQCLPNISDSQLRVNEEIQAETTLWSIYMTVCVSIGSIPVGFVLGSYSDQIGRKIPLGISVSGMFLCSLSSFLTILFELPLWFLLLGTGILGLSGGFMLMVSVCMSYAADVTDENNRMIHIIVLDVLLFLMVGVPQLGIGFLIKNVGYAVPFLIVMTVSLLVLAYIIIPGLLLETVERNVVGGVRSPVKKTFSDAMGILKVKENRRHIKIILYMVVAFAMTGFGSGSFAVTVLYGMGAPLCLSPEDIGLFLFGSLMSAGVGSMIGGAILPFCLSTFGMMYVSYLSNQAAFVATALAKTEWYLLLGACLGAFRLLALPIVRTDLSKMVKPDEQGTLFSIIGIVNNLAELVFPVSLQVIYAASLSFNSQFVFYLSAGLILIPWVITVILHLMNCSAPSTSHQGLQASQDKLHLASEPSQA; this is translated from the exons ATGTCTGATACGATTAACGAAACCACCCCACTCATCAAGGATGACCGTGACAATATCCCAAAGTCCAGGGGTGCTGTCCTCGCTTCTCGTAGATGGATCACCGTAGAGCCAATCATCATGGCAGTTGCGTTAGGGTATGGTATCCTAATGGTAGTCCAATCACAATATGTTCACCATTATTTTACCAACATATATGGCGGAAACGTTTCCTACTCCCAGTGCTTGCCAAATATTTCGGACTCGCAGCTTCGGGTGAACGAAGAGATCCAGGCGGAGACCACGCTATGGAGTATTTATATGACAGTGTGTGTCTCGATAGGGAGCATCCCTGTGGGGTTCGTGTTGGGATCGTACAGCGACCAAATCGGACGTAAAATACCTCTGGGCATTTCCGTCTCGGGGATGTTTCTCTGCTCCTTGTCCAGTTTCCTCACCATCCTGTTTGAGCTTCCGCTCTGGTTCCTGCTGCTAGGGACGGGTATCCTAGGTCTGAGCGGTGGGTTCATGCTGATGGTATCGGTGTGCATGTCCTACGCGGCGGACGTCACCGACGAGAACAACCGCATGATTCACATCATCGTCCTGGATGTGCTGCTCTTCCTCATGGTCGGTGTTCCTCAGCTCGGAATCGGATTTCTCATAAAAAATGTTGGATATGCGGTACCGTTCTTGATCGTCATGACGGTGTCGCTGTTAGTGCTCGCGTACATCATTATACCAGGATTATTGCTGGAGACCGTGGAGAGGAACGTAGTGGGCGGGGTGAGGTCCCCCGTAAAGAAGACCTTCAGTGATGCCATGGGTATACTGAAGGTGAAAGAGAACAGACGGCACATCAAGATAATCCTCTACATGGTTGTCGCGTTTGCTATGACCGGTTTTGGGTCAGGTAGCTTCGCAGTAACTGTGCTGTATGGGATGGGGGCGCCATTGTGTCTGTCACCAGAAGATATTGGATTATTTCTCTTTGGTTCGCTCATGTCTGCTGGAGTTG GTTCTATGATAGGGGGCGCTATACTTCCATTCTGCCTCAGCACCTTTGGTATGATGTATGTCTCCTACCTAAGTAACCAAGCAGCTTTCGTCGCAACAGCCCTCGCAAAGACTGAATGGTATTTGCTTCTTG GAGCATGCCTTGGTGCTTTTAGGTTGCTAGCTCTTCCCATTGTCAGGACTGACCTTTCCAAGATGGTGAAACCTGATGAACAAG GTACGCTGTTCTCCATCATCGGTATTGTCAATAATTTGGCAGAGTTGGTCTTCCCCGTGTCCTTACAAGTCATTTACGCAGCATCGTTGTCTTTCAATAGTCAGTTTGTCTTCTACCTTTCTGCTGGCCTTATATTGATTCCATGGGTCATCACAGT AATTCTTCACCTTATGAACTGTTCTGCACCAAGCACTTCCCACCAGGGATTACAAGCGTCTCAAGACAAGCTTCATTTAGCGTCAGAACCTTCCCAGGCTTAG
- the LOC139982178 gene encoding lysosomal proton-coupled steroid conjugate and bile acid symporter SLC46A3-like isoform X2: MSDTINETTPLIKDDRDNIPKSRGAVLASRRWITVEPIIMAVALGYGILMVVQSQYVHHYFTNIYGGNVSYSQCLPNISDSQLRVNEEIQAETTLWSIYMTVCVSIGSIPVGFVLGSYSDQIGRKIPLGISVSGMFLCSLSSFLTILFELPLWFLLLGTGILGLSGGFMLMVSVCMSYAADVTDENNRMIHIIVLDVLLFLMVGVPQLGIGFLIKNVGYAVPFLIVMTVSLLVLAYIIIPGLLLETVERNVVGGVRSPVKKTFSDAMGILKVKENRRHIKIILYMVVAFAMTGFGSGSFAVTVLYGMGAPLCLSPEDIGLFLFGSLMSAGVGSMIGGAILPFCLSTFGMMYVSYLSNQAAFVATALAKTEWYLLLGACLGAFRLLALPIVRTDLSKMVKPDEQGTLFSIIGIVNNLAELVFPVSLQVIYAASLSFNSQFVFYLSAGLILIPWVITVFLHSACRHQEPLTLIVSDGDIQ; encoded by the exons ATGTCTGATACGATTAACGAAACCACCCCACTCATCAAGGATGACCGTGACAATATCCCAAAGTCCAGGGGTGCTGTCCTCGCTTCTCGTAGATGGATCACCGTAGAGCCAATCATCATGGCAGTTGCGTTAGGGTATGGTATCCTAATGGTAGTCCAATCACAATATGTTCACCATTATTTTACCAACATATATGGCGGAAACGTTTCCTACTCCCAGTGCTTGCCAAATATTTCGGACTCGCAGCTTCGGGTGAACGAAGAGATCCAGGCGGAGACCACGCTATGGAGTATTTATATGACAGTGTGTGTCTCGATAGGGAGCATCCCTGTGGGGTTCGTGTTGGGATCGTACAGCGACCAAATCGGACGTAAAATACCTCTGGGCATTTCCGTCTCGGGGATGTTTCTCTGCTCCTTGTCCAGTTTCCTCACCATCCTGTTTGAGCTTCCGCTCTGGTTCCTGCTGCTAGGGACGGGTATCCTAGGTCTGAGCGGTGGGTTCATGCTGATGGTATCGGTGTGCATGTCCTACGCGGCGGACGTCACCGACGAGAACAACCGCATGATTCACATCATCGTCCTGGATGTGCTGCTCTTCCTCATGGTCGGTGTTCCTCAGCTCGGAATCGGATTTCTCATAAAAAATGTTGGATATGCGGTACCGTTCTTGATCGTCATGACGGTGTCGCTGTTAGTGCTCGCGTACATCATTATACCAGGATTATTGCTGGAGACCGTGGAGAGGAACGTAGTGGGCGGGGTGAGGTCCCCCGTAAAGAAGACCTTCAGTGATGCCATGGGTATACTGAAGGTGAAAGAGAACAGACGGCACATCAAGATAATCCTCTACATGGTTGTCGCGTTTGCTATGACCGGTTTTGGGTCAGGTAGCTTCGCAGTAACTGTGCTGTATGGGATGGGGGCGCCATTGTGTCTGTCACCAGAAGATATTGGATTATTTCTCTTTGGTTCGCTCATGTCTGCTGGAGTTG GTTCTATGATAGGGGGCGCTATACTTCCATTCTGCCTCAGCACCTTTGGTATGATGTATGTCTCCTACCTAAGTAACCAAGCAGCTTTCGTCGCAACAGCCCTCGCAAAGACTGAATGGTATTTGCTTCTTG GAGCATGCCTTGGTGCTTTTAGGTTGCTAGCTCTTCCCATTGTCAGGACTGACCTTTCCAAGATGGTGAAACCTGATGAACAAG GTACGCTGTTCTCCATCATCGGTATTGTCAATAATTTGGCAGAGTTGGTCTTCCCCGTGTCCTTACAAGTCATTTACGCAGCATCGTTGTCTTTCAATAGTCAGTTTGTCTTCTACCTTTCTGCTGGCCTTATATTGATTCCATGGGTCATCACAGT